One part of the Solanum dulcamara chromosome 3, daSolDulc1.2, whole genome shotgun sequence genome encodes these proteins:
- the LOC129883165 gene encoding transcription factor GTE1-like, producing MENINGSVPDIPIQEFNEKENAASAENFRRSVDEMVGKVDQLEQRMNEVEHFYSNTSKKQSHTPRGGSIMKDKEKQISSFKRRQQDASRREAAGSRRMQELMRQFGTILRQITQHKWAEPFMEPVDVKGLGLHDYYEVIEKPMDFSTIKNKMEAKDGSGYKHVREICADVRLIFKNAMKYNEERDDVHVMAKTLLGKFEEKWLQLLPKVDEEEKRRKEEETEAQQDMQLAQEAVHAKMAKDLSIELDEVDMQLEELREMVLQKCRKISTEDRKQLGNALTKLSPEDLNKALLIVAQNDPTFQPTATEVELDMNAQSESTLWKLKFFVQDVLHAQGKSPVSIKANNTNTSNLLNNNNKRRREICDALAKSSQKKSKKPS from the exons ATGGAGAATATAAATGGCTCAGTTCCTGACATCCCGATACAAGAGTTTAATGAGAAAGAAAATGCTGCTTCTGCTGAAAATTTCAGGCGAAGTGTTGATGAAATGGTTGGGAAGGTTGATCAG CTTGAGCAGagaatgaatgaagttgagcaTTTCTATTCCAATACTAGTAAAAAGCAATCACACACACCAAGAGGTGGCTCTATTATGAAAGACAAAGAGAAACAGATTTCTAGCTTTAAAAGGCGGCAGCAGGATGCGTCACGTAGAGAAGCAGCTGGTTCCAGGAGAATGCAAGAACTTATGCGCCAATTTGGTACTATATTACGTCAG ATCACTCAGCACAAGTGGGCAGAACCTTTTATGGAACCTGTGGATGTCAAGGGTCTTGGATTGCACGATTACTATGAG GTTATTGAGAAGCCTATGGACTTCAGTACTATCAAAAACAAGATGGAAGCAAAGGATGGTTCTGGCTATAAGCATGTCCGAGAGATATGTGCAGACGTTAGGCTAATATTTAAGAATGCAATGAAATACAACGAGGAAAGGGATGACGTTCATGTAATGGCGAAAACCTTGTTGGGAAAATTTGAGGAGAAATGGTTGCAGCTTTTGCCAAAAGTTGATGAAGAG GAAAAACGGCGAAAGGAAGAGGAAACAGAAGCCCAACAGGATATGCAGCTCGCTCAAGAGGCTGTTCATGCCAAAATGGCTAAAGATCTAAGTATTGAG CTTGATGAGGTGGACATGCAACTGGAAGAACTCAGGGAAATGGTGCTTCAGAAATGCAG AAAGATTTCAACAGAAGACAGGAAACAACTTGGGAATGCGCTCACAAAGCTGTCTCCCGAAGATCTTAATAAGGCACTATTGATTGTGGCACAGAATGATCCTACTTTCCAACCAACAGCAACAGAAGTGGAGCTTGATATGAATGCTCAG AGTGAGTCCACATTATGGAAGTTGAAATTCTTCGTACAGGACGTGTTACATGCACAGGGGAAAAGCCCAGTGAGCATCAAAGCAAACAACACCAATACCAGTAATCtccttaacaacaacaacaaacgcAGAAGAGAAATTTGCGATGCACTCGCCAAATCTTCccaaaaaaagagtaaaaagcCATCTTGA